Proteins found in one Flavobacterium channae genomic segment:
- a CDS encoding M28 family peptidase, with product MKKFNLILVILFIQIGFSQTDSRIYDIINSVSTKRIESDIKTLANFGTRNTFSDTISNKRGIGAARRWIKSEFEKVSKECSNCLEVFYQKDFVTTNDGERVPKDTWIVNVVAVQRGLKNSNRYVIMTGDIDSRNSDPIDFTKDAPGANDNASGMAGTIEAARVLSKYKFDYNIVYLGLSGEEQGLFGGKGFAEYAKKNNWDIIGVLNNDMIGNIEGVDGVIDNRTFRIFSEPTPITETDKEKSNRRFYGGEVDGISRQLARYIHKLTTTYMPELNPMMVYRLDRFGRGGHHRPFNDLGFSGVRIMEAHENYNRQHQDLRTENGIKYGDVIEGVNFEYANKLTAVNAITLASLAWATPEPKNVRIGGIVQPNTKLKWDKVSDENCIGYKIYWRLTTSPQWEFSRFVGDVDTFELQGIVIDNYYFGVASVSKSGAESVVVFPNDIIRTTFKRN from the coding sequence ATGAAAAAGTTTAATTTAATTCTAGTTATATTATTTATTCAGATTGGTTTTTCTCAAACTGATTCAAGAATTTATGATATAATTAATTCAGTTTCAACAAAAAGAATTGAAAGTGATATAAAAACGCTAGCCAATTTTGGAACGAGAAATACTTTTAGCGATACCATCTCAAATAAAAGAGGTATTGGAGCTGCTAGAAGATGGATTAAATCGGAATTTGAAAAGGTTTCAAAAGAATGTTCCAATTGCTTAGAAGTTTTTTATCAAAAAGACTTTGTTACTACAAATGACGGAGAAAGAGTTCCAAAAGACACTTGGATTGTTAATGTTGTAGCAGTTCAAAGAGGTTTAAAAAACAGCAATCGTTACGTTATTATGACGGGTGATATTGATAGTAGAAACTCTGATCCAATAGATTTCACAAAAGATGCTCCTGGTGCAAACGATAATGCTTCTGGAATGGCAGGAACAATTGAAGCAGCAAGGGTTTTATCAAAGTATAAATTTGATTACAATATTGTTTACTTGGGATTATCAGGTGAGGAGCAAGGTCTGTTTGGAGGTAAAGGTTTTGCGGAATATGCAAAAAAAAATAATTGGGACATAATCGGGGTTTTAAATAACGATATGATTGGAAATATCGAAGGAGTTGATGGTGTAATTGATAATAGAACTTTTCGAATATTTTCTGAGCCAACTCCAATTACAGAAACCGATAAAGAGAAAAGTAATAGACGATTTTATGGTGGAGAAGTCGATGGAATTTCAAGACAGTTAGCACGATATATTCATAAATTGACAACTACTTATATGCCTGAATTGAATCCGATGATGGTGTATAGATTGGATCGTTTTGGTAGAGGAGGGCATCACAGACCTTTCAATGATTTAGGTTTTTCCGGAGTGCGAATCATGGAAGCACATGAAAATTATAATCGTCAGCATCAAGATTTGAGAACTGAAAACGGAATTAAATATGGCGATGTAATTGAAGGCGTTAATTTTGAATATGCTAATAAATTAACAGCTGTTAACGCAATTACTTTGGCTAGTTTGGCTTGGGCAACTCCTGAGCCTAAAAATGTTAGAATAGGAGGGATTGTGCAACCAAATACGAAATTAAAATGGGATAAAGTTTCCGACGAAAATTGTATTGGATATAAGATATATTGGCGATTAACAACTTCTCCTCAATGGGAATTTAGTCGTTTTGTAGGTGATGTTGATACTTTTGAACTACAAGGAATTGTTATTGATAATTATTATTTTGGAGTAGCCTCGGTTTCAAAATCAGGTGCAGAAAGTGTTGTGGTATTTCCTAATGATATTATTCGAACTACTTTTAAAAGAAACTAG
- a CDS encoding NfeD family protein produces MNFLENYEPLLKAFWYIALPVSIFFLLQTISTFIGLSGSETDADSHDGDGDTPFELFTLRNLINFLLGFSWTGISFYESIENKTVLIGISVIVGVLFVGVFFFLIKQILKLSEDNSFKIENTINKTGEVYLTIPEAKSGKGKIQISVNGSFHELDAITNSPEKLASGIAVKVVAVDHNLVIVEKI; encoded by the coding sequence ATGAACTTTCTCGAAAATTATGAGCCATTACTAAAGGCTTTCTGGTACATTGCATTGCCTGTAAGTATCTTTTTTCTATTGCAAACTATTTCTACTTTTATAGGTTTAAGTGGTTCTGAAACAGATGCTGATTCTCATGATGGTGATGGTGATACCCCATTTGAATTATTTACATTACGTAACTTAATTAATTTTTTGCTGGGTTTTAGCTGGACAGGAATTTCATTTTATGAATCTATCGAAAATAAAACTGTTCTTATTGGTATATCTGTAATTGTTGGGGTTTTATTTGTTGGGGTTTTCTTTTTCTTAATCAAGCAAATATTAAAACTTTCAGAAGATAATAGTTTCAAAATTGAAAACACTATCAACAAAACGGGTGAAGTATATTTGACCATTCCTGAAGCTAAATCTGGAAAAGGAAAAATCCAAATAAGTGTAAATGGTTCATTTCATGAATTAGATGCTATTACTAATTCTCCTGAAAAATTAGCTTCTGGAATTGCTGTAAAAGTAGTTGCGGTTGACCACAACTTAGTTATCGTAGAAAAAATCTAA
- the glyA gene encoding serine hydroxymethyltransferase, with translation MQRDEQIFDLILDEQDRQIHGIELIASENFVSDQVMEAAGSCLTNKYAEGYPGKRYYGGCEVVDIVEQIAIDRAKALFGAEYVNVQPHSGSQANTAVFAACLKPGDTILGFDLSHGGHLTHGSPVNFSGKLYNPVFYGVEEETGVLNYDKIQEIATANKPKMIIAGASAYSRDMDFKRFREIADSVGALLLADISHPAGLIAKGLLNDPIPHCHIVTTTTHKTLRGPRGGMIMMGKDFENPWGLTTPKGEIRMMSHVLDMSVFPGNQGGPLMHIIAAKAVAFGECLTDEFFRYAMQVKKNAQAMAEAFNRRGYKLISGGTDNHMMLIDLRNKGISGKDAENALVKAEITVNKNMVPFDDKSPFVTSGIRVGTPAITTRGLVEEDMETVVALIDKVLMNHTDEAVLEQVAEEVNDLMSERAMFVF, from the coding sequence ATGCAACGCGACGAACAAATTTTTGACCTAATTCTTGACGAACAAGATAGACAAATTCACGGAATTGAATTAATTGCTTCTGAAAACTTTGTTAGCGACCAAGTAATGGAAGCGGCAGGTTCATGTTTAACCAACAAATACGCTGAAGGATATCCTGGTAAAAGATATTACGGAGGATGTGAAGTAGTAGATATTGTAGAACAAATTGCAATTGACAGAGCAAAAGCTTTATTTGGAGCTGAATATGTAAACGTTCAACCTCACTCGGGTTCTCAGGCGAATACAGCCGTTTTTGCAGCTTGTTTAAAACCTGGCGATACTATTTTAGGATTTGATTTATCACATGGTGGTCATTTAACACATGGTTCTCCAGTTAACTTTTCAGGGAAATTATACAATCCAGTATTTTATGGGGTAGAAGAGGAGACAGGTGTTTTAAACTATGATAAAATCCAAGAAATAGCAACAGCAAACAAACCAAAAATGATTATCGCAGGAGCTTCAGCTTATTCTCGTGATATGGATTTTAAACGTTTCAGAGAAATTGCTGATAGCGTTGGTGCTTTATTATTAGCGGATATTTCGCACCCAGCAGGATTAATTGCTAAAGGTTTATTGAATGACCCAATTCCACATTGTCATATTGTAACTACAACTACTCACAAGACATTAAGAGGTCCAAGAGGAGGTATGATTATGATGGGGAAAGATTTCGAAAATCCTTGGGGATTAACTACTCCAAAAGGAGAAATCAGAATGATGTCGCATGTTTTAGATATGTCGGTTTTTCCAGGAAATCAAGGTGGACCTTTGATGCATATTATTGCTGCTAAAGCGGTGGCGTTTGGAGAATGTTTGACGGATGAGTTTTTCCGTTATGCGATGCAGGTGAAGAAAAATGCACAGGCAATGGCAGAAGCATTTAACAGAAGAGGATACAAATTAATTTCTGGTGGTACTGATAATCACATGATGTTAATCGATTTAAGAAATAAAGGAATTTCAGGTAAAGATGCAGAAAATGCATTGGTAAAAGCTGAAATTACTGTAAATAAAAACATGGTGCCGTTTGATGATAAATCACCATTTGTTACTTCGGGTATTCGTGTGGGAACTCCAGCTATCACAACACGTGGTTTAGTGGAAGAAGATATGGAGACTGTTGTAGCTTTAATTGATAAAGTTTTAATGAATCATACTGATGAAGCTGTTTTAGAACAAGTTGCGGAAGAAGTTAATGATTTAATGAGCGAAAGAGCAATGTTTGTTTTTTAA
- the clpB gene encoding ATP-dependent chaperone ClpB, with product MNINKFTIKSQEALQQAQQIAQSFGQQQLENEHIFKGILEVDENVTPFILKKLNVNVDLFKKVLESTIQSFPKVSGGDIMFSREAGTTVNEAEIIAKKMNDEYVSIEHLILAIFKSKSKVSQILKDQGVTEKGLEAAIAEIRKGERVTSASAEETYNSLNKYAKNLNDLAKNGKLDPVIGRDEEIRRVLQILTRRTKNNPMLVGEPGVGKTAIAEGLAHRIVDGDVPENLKDKVVYSLDMGALIAGAKYKGEFEERLKAVVKEVTSAEGDIVLFIDEIHTLVGAGGGEGAMDAANILKPALARGELRAIGATTLDEYQKYFEKDKALERRFQKVMVDEPDTESAVSILRGIKEKYETHHKVRIKDDAIIAAVELSQRYITNRFLPDKAIDLMDEAASKLRMEINSKPEELDVLDRKIMQLEIEIEAIKRENDETKLKSLGLDLANLKEDRNEIFTKWKSEKDVVDNIQNVKQEIEDFKIEAEQAERNGDYGKVAEIRYGKIKEAQERLDSLQKQLAENQAGTSLIKEEVTREDIAEVVAKWTRIPVMKMLQGEREKLLRLEEELHRRVVGQEEAIEAVSDAVRRSRAGLQDMKKPIGSFLFLGTTGVGKTELAKALAEYLFDDDNAMTRIDMSEYQERHSVSRLVGAPPGYVGYDEGGQLTEAVRRKPYSVVLLDEIEKAHPDTFNILLQVLDEGRLTDNKGRVADFKNTIIIMTSNIGSHIIQEKFENLKGGIEAATEAAKTEVLGLLKQTVRPEFINRIDEIVMFTPLTDTNIKEIVGLQLKGIIKMLENQQIVMDATPEAIDYLAKKGFDPQYGARPVKRVIQREVLNQLSKEILAGKVTTDSIILLDSFDGQLVFRNQTELAK from the coding sequence ATGAATATCAATAAATTTACAATCAAATCGCAAGAAGCTTTGCAACAAGCACAGCAAATTGCACAAAGTTTCGGGCAACAACAGCTCGAAAACGAACATATCTTTAAAGGAATATTGGAAGTCGATGAAAACGTAACTCCTTTTATCCTAAAAAAACTAAACGTTAATGTAGATCTTTTCAAAAAAGTCCTAGAAAGCACAATTCAAAGTTTTCCAAAAGTTTCTGGTGGTGATATCATGTTTTCTAGAGAAGCAGGTACAACCGTTAACGAAGCAGAAATTATTGCTAAAAAAATGAACGATGAATATGTTTCTATCGAACATTTAATATTAGCCATTTTCAAATCGAAAAGTAAAGTTTCTCAAATTTTAAAAGATCAAGGCGTTACAGAAAAAGGTTTGGAAGCAGCTATTGCTGAAATCAGAAAAGGAGAAAGAGTAACATCTGCTTCAGCTGAAGAAACATATAATTCGTTAAACAAATACGCTAAAAACCTTAATGATTTAGCTAAAAACGGAAAATTAGATCCCGTAATTGGTCGTGATGAAGAAATTCGTAGAGTTTTACAAATTTTAACGCGTAGAACTAAAAATAATCCAATGCTTGTTGGTGAACCTGGAGTTGGTAAAACCGCTATTGCAGAGGGTTTAGCGCATAGAATCGTAGATGGTGACGTGCCTGAAAATCTAAAAGATAAAGTGGTTTACTCGCTTGATATGGGAGCTTTGATTGCAGGTGCAAAATATAAAGGGGAATTTGAAGAACGATTAAAAGCTGTAGTAAAAGAAGTTACTTCTGCTGAAGGTGATATCGTACTTTTCATTGACGAAATTCACACGCTTGTAGGAGCTGGTGGTGGCGAAGGCGCTATGGATGCTGCTAACATTTTAAAACCTGCTTTAGCACGTGGAGAACTAAGAGCAATTGGTGCAACAACTTTAGATGAGTATCAAAAATATTTCGAAAAGGACAAAGCTTTAGAAAGACGTTTCCAAAAAGTAATGGTAGACGAACCAGATACAGAAAGTGCAGTTTCAATTTTACGTGGTATTAAAGAAAAATACGAAACACATCATAAAGTTCGTATCAAAGACGATGCAATTATAGCTGCTGTTGAACTATCGCAACGCTATATTACCAATCGTTTTCTTCCAGATAAAGCAATTGATTTAATGGACGAAGCTGCTTCTAAATTACGAATGGAAATCAATTCAAAACCAGAAGAATTAGACGTTTTGGATAGAAAAATAATGCAATTGGAAATCGAAATTGAAGCTATCAAGAGAGAGAATGATGAAACAAAGTTAAAATCTTTAGGATTGGATTTGGCAAATCTAAAGGAAGATAGAAACGAAATTTTCACTAAATGGAAATCGGAGAAAGATGTGGTTGATAACATTCAAAATGTAAAACAAGAAATTGAAGATTTCAAAATAGAAGCAGAACAAGCAGAACGAAATGGTGATTATGGAAAAGTAGCGGAAATTCGTTATGGAAAAATCAAAGAAGCTCAAGAACGCTTGGATAGTTTGCAAAAACAATTGGCAGAAAATCAAGCGGGAACTTCATTAATAAAAGAAGAAGTAACCCGTGAAGATATTGCTGAAGTTGTTGCCAAATGGACTAGAATTCCGGTAATGAAAATGCTTCAAGGCGAGAGAGAAAAATTACTTCGCTTAGAAGAAGAATTACACAGAAGAGTTGTAGGTCAAGAAGAAGCTATTGAAGCTGTTAGTGATGCCGTAAGAAGAAGTCGTGCTGGTTTACAAGACATGAAAAAACCAATTGGATCGTTCTTATTTTTAGGAACAACAGGTGTTGGTAAAACAGAACTAGCAAAAGCATTAGCCGAATATTTATTTGACGATGATAATGCCATGACTCGTATTGATATGAGTGAATACCAAGAGCGTCATTCGGTAAGCCGATTGGTTGGAGCGCCTCCTGGGTATGTCGGTTATGATGAAGGTGGTCAATTAACAGAAGCGGTGAGAAGAAAACCTTATTCGGTAGTACTGTTAGACGAAATTGAAAAAGCACATCCAGATACTTTTAATATTTTATTACAAGTTTTAGATGAAGGTAGATTAACTGATAATAAAGGTCGTGTTGCTGATTTTAAAAATACAATTATCATTATGACCTCGAATATTGGAAGTCACATTATTCAGGAAAAATTTGAGAATTTAAAAGGAGGAATCGAGGCTGCAACAGAAGCAGCAAAAACAGAAGTTTTAGGCTTATTGAAACAAACTGTTCGTCCTGAATTTATAAATCGTATTGACGAAATTGTAATGTTCACTCCGCTTACAGATACCAACATCAAAGAAATAGTAGGCTTACAATTAAAAGGAATTATAAAAATGCTAGAAAATCAACAAATTGTCATGGATGCTACGCCTGAAGCAATTGATTATTTGGCTAAAAAAGGATTTGATCCTCAATATGGGGCAAGACCAGTAAAAAGAGTTATTCAACGCGAAGTTTTGAATCAGCTTTCTAAAGAAATTTTAGCTGGAAAAGTCACTACAGATAGTATTATACTTTTGGATAGTTTTGACGGACAATTGGTTTTTAGAAATCAAACTGAGCTAGCAAAATAA
- a CDS encoding MFS transporter, translating into MSDFTFQEKLKHLLSFPVIVAALGYFVDIYDLLLFGIVRVPSLKDLNLDVDTAGTLILNFQMVGLLLGGILWGILGDKKGRLSVLFGSILVYSLANIACGFLPNFPFEDKTMLYAWLRFIAGVGLAGELGAGITLVSESLPKQLRAIGTSIVAGFGLLGAVVAQLTVELAGDWTIAYYIGGALGLMLLVLRISVAESGIYNDIKDDTSIKKGNFFSFFTNWNRFVKYTKCIAIGLPTWYCIGILAVMANQFAPVMGISSIQPGKAIMWAYIGISIGDFASGFISHWLASRKKAIFYMMLFTIVGVCLLLFKGAKSENMYYFYCAWLGLGTGYWAMFVTVGAEQFGTNIRSTATTTIPNMVRGLLPVMLLAFDSLKINNGVIVAAAIVGLFAFGLGIYSTLTIAETHNKDLDFNE; encoded by the coding sequence ATGTCAGATTTTACTTTTCAAGAAAAACTAAAACACTTATTATCATTTCCAGTTATTGTAGCCGCACTAGGCTATTTTGTTGATATTTATGATTTATTACTTTTCGGAATTGTGCGCGTTCCTAGTTTAAAAGATTTAAATTTAGATGTCGATACTGCAGGAACTTTAATTTTAAACTTTCAAATGGTAGGATTACTTCTAGGAGGTATTTTATGGGGAATTCTGGGTGACAAAAAAGGAAGACTTTCTGTGCTTTTTGGTTCTATTTTAGTTTATTCATTAGCCAATATTGCTTGTGGATTTTTACCAAATTTTCCATTTGAAGACAAAACGATGCTTTATGCTTGGTTACGCTTTATTGCTGGAGTTGGTTTGGCAGGCGAATTAGGCGCTGGAATAACTTTAGTTTCTGAATCTTTACCAAAACAATTGCGTGCTATTGGAACCTCTATTGTTGCAGGATTTGGACTGCTTGGAGCAGTTGTAGCGCAACTAACCGTAGAATTAGCCGGAGATTGGACAATTGCCTATTATATTGGTGGAGCTTTAGGATTAATGCTATTAGTTTTAAGAATTAGCGTTGCTGAGTCTGGGATTTACAATGATATTAAAGATGATACATCAATTAAAAAAGGAAACTTCTTTTCATTTTTTACCAATTGGAATCGTTTTGTAAAATACACAAAATGCATTGCAATTGGTTTGCCTACGTGGTATTGTATTGGAATTTTAGCTGTAATGGCCAATCAGTTTGCGCCAGTTATGGGAATTTCAAGTATTCAACCTGGAAAAGCAATAATGTGGGCTTATATTGGAATCTCAATTGGTGATTTTGCTAGTGGTTTTATTTCACATTGGTTAGCTTCTCGAAAAAAAGCAATTTTTTACATGATGCTTTTTACTATTGTTGGAGTTTGTTTGTTATTATTTAAAGGAGCAAAATCTGAAAACATGTATTATTTCTATTGTGCTTGGCTTGGCTTAGGAACTGGCTACTGGGCTATGTTTGTGACTGTTGGAGCAGAACAATTTGGAACCAACATAAGAAGTACAGCTACAACAACAATCCCTAACATGGTAAGAGGTTTACTACCAGTTATGCTTTTAGCTTTCGATAGCTTAAAAATTAATAACGGAGTTATCGTTGCGGCAGCCATAGTTGGTTTATTTGCATTTGGCTTAGGCATCTACTCTACTCTAACAATTGCAGAAACTCATAACAAAGATTTAGATTTCAACGAATAA
- the fahA gene encoding fumarylacetoacetase: protein MPNIANDPKRKSWINVPENSDFPIQNIPFGVFITKEDVITIGTRIGNCAIDMGALQQLGYFEGIDLTDDMFMQDTLNDFISDGKKTWRLVRNRLAELFDETNPKLRDNKSHREVIIFKVEDIEMLLPVQIGDYTDFYSSKEHATNVGKMFRDPENALLPNWLHIPVGYHGRSSTIVPSGIPVHRPYGQTLPNGETTPVFGPSRLVDFELETAFITTDANLMGEPIPVEEAEEHIFGMVLFNDWSARDIQKWEYVPLGPFLAKNFASSISPWIVTMDALEPFRVKGPEQSPEPLPYLQQKGEKAFDINLEVLIKPENSEETVVSRSNFKYMYWSMAQQLAHHTINGCRVNSGDMMGSGTISGPTEDSFGSMLELTWGGQKPLKMKDGSERKFINDNDTVIIRGFCQKDNLRIGFGEVSSKLLPVVDLKL, encoded by the coding sequence ATGCCAAATATTGCCAATGACCCAAAAAGAAAATCATGGATAAATGTTCCTGAAAACAGCGACTTTCCTATCCAAAATATCCCTTTTGGTGTTTTCATCACTAAAGAAGATGTCATCACTATTGGAACAAGAATTGGAAATTGCGCCATCGATATGGGTGCTTTACAACAATTAGGTTATTTTGAGGGTATCGATTTAACAGACGACATGTTCATGCAAGACACATTGAATGATTTTATTTCTGACGGAAAAAAAACATGGCGTTTAGTACGAAATCGCTTAGCTGAACTTTTTGATGAAACTAATCCCAAATTAAGAGATAACAAATCTCATAGAGAAGTTATTATTTTTAAAGTAGAAGACATTGAGATGCTTTTACCTGTTCAGATTGGAGATTACACCGATTTTTACAGTTCAAAAGAACATGCTACCAACGTAGGAAAAATGTTCCGTGACCCAGAAAATGCATTATTACCAAACTGGTTACACATTCCTGTAGGTTATCACGGAAGAAGTTCTACAATTGTTCCTTCAGGAATTCCGGTACACAGACCTTATGGACAAACCTTACCAAACGGAGAAACAACTCCAGTTTTTGGACCATCAAGATTAGTGGATTTTGAATTAGAAACCGCCTTCATTACTACCGATGCAAATTTAATGGGAGAACCAATTCCAGTAGAAGAAGCAGAAGAACACATCTTTGGAATGGTTTTATTTAACGATTGGAGCGCGCGTGATATCCAAAAATGGGAATATGTACCACTTGGACCTTTCTTAGCGAAAAACTTTGCTTCATCAATTTCTCCATGGATTGTAACTATGGATGCTTTAGAGCCATTTAGAGTAAAAGGTCCTGAGCAATCACCAGAGCCATTGCCTTATTTACAACAAAAAGGTGAAAAGGCATTTGATATCAATCTAGAAGTTTTAATTAAACCTGAAAATTCAGAAGAAACTGTAGTTTCACGTTCGAACTTTAAGTATATGTATTGGTCAATGGCACAACAATTGGCTCACCATACTATTAATGGCTGTAGAGTAAATTCTGGCGATATGATGGGAAGTGGAACAATTTCTGGACCAACAGAAGATTCTTTCGGTTCGATGTTAGAGTTAACTTGGGGCGGACAAAAACCATTGAAAATGAAAGATGGTTCAGAACGTAAATTCATCAACGACAACGATACTGTAATTATTAGAGGATTTTGTCAAAAAGACAATCTAAGAATTGGTTTTGGAGAGGTTTCGAGTAAACTTTTACCAGTAGTCGATTTAAAATTATAA
- a CDS encoding flotillin family protein, with the protein MTQIIIIVVAAFVLFVTFVTLISRYKRCPSDKILVIYGKTGGTSAKCVHGGGAFIWPVIQDYSFLDLKPISIEANLTNALSRQNIRVDVPCRFTIAISTETDSMNTAAERLLGLHPEQIQELAKDILFGQLRLVIATMTIEEINSDRDKFLDNISKNVDSELKKIGLKLINVNVTDIKDESGYIEALGKEAAAKAINEAKISVAEQEKIGETGKAVADREKDVQIAETHRDRDVKIAVTNKDREVSIAAAFRDESIGKAEAQRDTRVATSEANAIAIQGENEAKIAIAQSEAARREKEAEALRIALASEKVQQAKALEEAYQAEQKAEAARAERERSTQNANIVIPAEIAKQKAVIDAQAEAERIRVQAKGEADAIFAKMEAEAKGLYEILTKQAEGYREVVGAAGGDPTKAFQLLLIEKLPELVKTQVEAVKNIKIDKITVWDSGNNTDGNGSTANFVSGMMKTVPPLNDLFNMAGLNLPTYLKGEDVPKDVTNSNDITPTEEVK; encoded by the coding sequence ATGACACAAATCATTATTATTGTTGTAGCCGCTTTTGTGCTATTCGTAACTTTTGTGACCTTAATTTCGCGTTACAAAAGATGTCCTTCCGACAAAATTTTAGTAATTTATGGTAAAACTGGTGGCACATCGGCAAAATGTGTTCACGGAGGTGGTGCCTTTATTTGGCCTGTAATCCAGGATTATTCATTTTTAGATTTAAAACCAATTTCTATTGAAGCTAATTTAACCAATGCACTTTCTCGTCAAAATATTCGTGTTGATGTTCCTTGTCGTTTTACAATTGCGATTTCAACTGAAACAGACAGCATGAATACAGCAGCTGAGCGTTTGTTAGGTTTGCATCCAGAACAAATTCAAGAGTTGGCAAAAGATATCTTATTTGGACAATTGCGTTTGGTTATCGCAACCATGACAATTGAAGAAATTAACTCGGATAGAGATAAATTTTTGGATAACATTTCTAAAAACGTTGATTCAGAATTAAAGAAAATAGGATTAAAATTAATCAACGTTAACGTTACCGATATCAAAGATGAATCGGGTTATATTGAAGCTTTAGGAAAAGAAGCCGCTGCAAAAGCAATTAACGAAGCTAAAATTTCGGTTGCTGAGCAAGAGAAAATCGGGGAAACTGGAAAAGCAGTTGCTGATCGTGAAAAAGACGTTCAAATTGCAGAAACGCACAGAGATCGTGATGTTAAAATCGCAGTAACAAACAAAGACAGAGAAGTAAGTATTGCGGCAGCTTTTAGAGATGAAAGCATTGGTAAAGCTGAAGCACAAAGAGATACTCGTGTAGCAACTTCTGAAGCAAACGCGATTGCAATTCAAGGAGAAAATGAGGCAAAAATTGCCATTGCTCAATCGGAAGCTGCAAGACGTGAAAAAGAAGCAGAAGCATTACGTATTGCGTTAGCTTCTGAAAAAGTACAACAAGCAAAAGCATTAGAAGAAGCGTATCAAGCTGAACAAAAAGCAGAAGCCGCTCGTGCTGAAAGAGAGCGTTCTACACAAAATGCAAACATTGTAATTCCAGCAGAAATTGCGAAACAAAAAGCAGTTATCGATGCACAAGCAGAAGCGGAAAGAATTCGTGTTCAGGCAAAAGGGGAAGCTGATGCTATTTTTGCAAAAATGGAAGCTGAAGCAAAAGGTTTGTATGAAATCTTAACCAAACAAGCGGAAGGTTACCGTGAAGTTGTAGGTGCAGCTGGTGGTGATCCAACAAAAGCTTTCCAATTATTGTTAATTGAAAAATTACCTGAATTGGTTAAAACTCAAGTTGAAGCTGTTAAGAATATCAAAATTGATAAAATTACTGTTTGGGATTCAGGAAACAATACAGATGGTAATGGTTCAACAGCAAATTTTGTATCAGGTATGATGAAAACAGTTCCTCCTTTAAATGATTTATTTAATATGGCTGGTTTAAATTTACCAACGTATTTAAAAGGAGAAGATGTACCTAAAGATGTTACTAATTCTAACGATATTACTCCAACTGAAGAAGTGAAATAA
- a CDS encoding M28 family metallopeptidase: MKRILFSGAILTLLLASCSSAQTTQNKNADAGTYINTISADELSKHLHIVAGDEMQGRNTGEPGQKKAGEYLINEYKKMGISFPPGATDFYQKVPSEFMKRGFAPKLNDSENIWAFIKGSEKPDEILVISAHYDHVGMKNGEIFNGADDDGSGTVALLEIAQAFKEAQKNGNGPKRSILFLHVTGEEHGLHGSRYYSENPLFPIANTIADINIDMIGRRDTLHPNTNNYVYVIGSDRLSSELHTINEEVNAKYTKLDFDYKYNDRNDPERIYFRSDHYNFAKKGIPSIFFFNGVHEDYHKATDTPDKIEYDALAKRAQLAFALAWELANRPERIKVDRDGK, encoded by the coding sequence ATGAAGAGAATATTGTTTTCAGGTGCTATTTTGACACTTTTATTAGCGAGTTGTTCTTCTGCTCAAACTACTCAAAATAAAAATGCAGATGCAGGCACATACATTAATACTATTAGTGCAGACGAACTAAGCAAACACTTACATATTGTTGCTGGGGATGAAATGCAAGGTAGAAACACAGGAGAACCTGGACAAAAAAAAGCGGGTGAATATTTGATTAATGAATACAAAAAAATGGGAATCAGCTTCCCTCCTGGAGCTACAGATTTCTATCAAAAAGTCCCTTCTGAATTCATGAAAAGAGGTTTTGCTCCTAAATTGAATGATTCAGAAAACATTTGGGCTTTCATCAAAGGTTCTGAAAAACCAGATGAAATTTTAGTAATTTCTGCGCATTATGACCACGTGGGAATGAAAAATGGAGAAATATTCAATGGTGCCGATGATGACGGTTCAGGAACTGTTGCTTTATTAGAAATTGCACAAGCATTTAAAGAAGCTCAGAAAAATGGAAATGGACCAAAACGCTCTATCTTATTTTTACACGTTACTGGTGAAGAACACGGATTACACGGATCTAGATATTACTCAGAAAATCCATTGTTTCCAATAGCAAATACAATTGCAGATATTAACATTGATATGATTGGTAGACGCGATACATTACATCCAAATACTAATAATTATGTATACGTAATCGGTTCTGATAGATTAAGTAGCGAACTTCATACAATTAATGAAGAAGTTAATGCAAAATACACTAAGTTAGATTTTGACTACAAATACAACGATAGAAATGATCCTGAAAGAATTTATTTCCGTTCAGACCATTATAATTTTGCTAAAAAAGGAATTCCATCTATATTCTTCTTTAATGGTGTACATGAAGATTATCACAAAGCAACAGATACTCCAGACAAAATTGAATATGACGCTTTAGCAAAAAGAGCACAATTGGCTTTTGCCTTGGCTTGGGAATTAGCAAATCGTCCTGAAAGAATAAAAGTTGATAGAGACGGTAAATAA